From Toxorhynchites rutilus septentrionalis strain SRP chromosome 2, ASM2978413v1, whole genome shotgun sequence, a single genomic window includes:
- the LOC129767585 gene encoding protein LSM14 homolog B isoform X4, producing MSCPMPEIGSCISLISKADIRYEGLLFTVDPDRCTIALARVKSYGTEDRETQFPIAPQNQCYDYILFRGSDIKDIRVINNNPVPNDPAIMQMHLPPSAQLPPMQNKMGQPGFQPQQAFMLPQMGPNAPGPMGGPPPGHQPMGQPYSSFGGLNNIGESILDLMGSGPGGTGGSRSTTPSNLMSRKSPTVDMGVQTNQHQQGGPQQNNNRDVNRNSGDGSGFERNNQRNRNNSQRNNNQRERRDSGKNDGQLKENFNKNIQRQGGGVNQNRGWNNNRGNNQNNGNNMRGRPRGRGGPAQGSGNRAKNTLKFENDYDFEQANSKFEELRSQLSKLKVGDEVKPEQLTSDGIDKKDDSGNETGAGEQEQEEEDISCYDKTKSFFDNISCEAIERAKGKQQRTDWRLERKLNTETFGVGSTRRGGYNRRGGYYNRGPNNYRGYNQYRGGNNYRGRSGNRNNQSNGIPHINNGRNQQQQQQQQPSLNQQQQPAVIEVAAGK from the exons TGAAATCGTATGGCACGGAGGACCGCGAGACACAATTTCCGATTGCGCCGCAGAACCAATGCTACGACTACATCCTATTCCGTGGTTCCGATATCAAGGACATCCGGGTGATCAACAACAACCCGGTGCCGAACGATCCGGCCATAATGCAGATGCATTTACCACCATCCGCACAGCTTCCGCCGATGCAGAACAAAATGGGTCAACCCGGATTCCAGCCGCAGCAGGCCTTTATGTTGCCCCAGATGGGACCCAATGCTCCAGGTCCGATGGGTGGTCCCCCGCCAGGTCATCAGCCGATGGGCCAACCGTATAGCTCCTTCGGTGGATTGAACAATATCGGAG AATCGATTTTAGATTTGATGGGTAGTGGACCCGGTGGTACCGGTGGATCCCGCTCGACGACGCCTAGCAATTTGATGTCGCGTAAGAGCCCAACCGTCGACATGGGCGTGCAAACTAACCAACATCAGCAAGGAGGTCCACAGCAGAACAATAATCGGGATGTAAACCGTAATAGCGGTGATGGATCTGGTTTTGAGCGCAACAATCAGCGCAACCGAAATAATAGCCAAAGGAATAACAACCAACGGGAGAGACGTGACTCAGGCAAGAATGATGGTCAATTGAAAGAGAATTTCAACAAG AATATACAGAGACAAGGAGGAGGTGTCAATCAGAACCGTGGGTGGAACAATAATCGTGGCAATAACCAGAATAACGGCAATAATATGCGTGGTCGTCCACGAGGTAGAGGAGGACCAGCACAG GGCAGCGGCAACCGTGCGAAGAATACTCTCAAGTTCGAAAATGACTACGATTTCGAGCAGGCCAACAGCAAGTTCGAGGAGCTGCGTTCCCAACTGTCCAAACTCAAGGTGGGCGATGAAGTCAAGCCGGAAcag CTGACCAGCGATGGTATCGACAAGAAGGATGATTCTGGCAACGAAACCGGTGCCGGTGAACAGGAGCAGGAAGAAGAGGATATTTCGTGTTACGATAAAACCAAGTCGTTCTTCGACAACATTTCCTGTGAGGCGATCGAGCGTGCCAAGGGCAAGCAGCAACGCACGGATTGGCGACTGGAGCGCAAGTTGAACACGGAGACGTTCGGTGTTGGTTCGACTAGACGTGGAGG ATACAACAGACGTGGCGGATATTACAACCGTGGCCCGAATAACTATCGTGGCTATAATCAGTACCGTGGGGGTAACAACTACCGAGGACGTAGTGGTAATCGTAACAACCAGTCCAACGGTATTCCCCACATTAACAACGGTCGCaaccagcaacaacaacaacagcagcaaccaTCCCTAAACCAGCAGCAACAACCTGCTGTTATAGAAGTGGCAGCGG GCAAATAA
- the LOC129767585 gene encoding protein LSM14 homolog B isoform X3, giving the protein MSCPMPEIGSCISLISKADIRYEGLLFTVDPDRCTIALARVKSYGTEDRETQFPIAPQNQCYDYILFRGSDIKDIRVINNNPVPNDPAIMQMHLPPSAQLPPMQNKMGQPGFQPQQAFMLPQMGPNAPGPMGGPPPGHQPMGQPYSSFGGLNNIGESILDLMGSGPGGTGGSRSTTPSNLMSRKSPTVDMGVQTNQHQQGGPQQNNNRDVNRNSGDGSGFERNNQRNRNNSQRNNNQRERRDSGKNDGQLKENFNKNIQRQGGGVNQNRGWNNNRGNNQNNGNNMRGRPRGRGGPAQGTSNHFRRKSATSSDTNNKKQPNNSNPNNKKPNNQKQGSGNRAKNTLKFENDYDFEQANSKFEELRSQLSKLKLTSDGIDKKDDSGNETGAGEQEQEEEDISCYDKTKSFFDNISCEAIERAKGKQQRTDWRLERKLNTETFGVGSTRRGGYNRRGGYYNRGPNNYRGYNQYRGGNNYRGRSGNRNNQSNGIPHINNGRNQQQQQQQQPSLNQQQQPAVIEVAAGK; this is encoded by the exons TGAAATCGTATGGCACGGAGGACCGCGAGACACAATTTCCGATTGCGCCGCAGAACCAATGCTACGACTACATCCTATTCCGTGGTTCCGATATCAAGGACATCCGGGTGATCAACAACAACCCGGTGCCGAACGATCCGGCCATAATGCAGATGCATTTACCACCATCCGCACAGCTTCCGCCGATGCAGAACAAAATGGGTCAACCCGGATTCCAGCCGCAGCAGGCCTTTATGTTGCCCCAGATGGGACCCAATGCTCCAGGTCCGATGGGTGGTCCCCCGCCAGGTCATCAGCCGATGGGCCAACCGTATAGCTCCTTCGGTGGATTGAACAATATCGGAG AATCGATTTTAGATTTGATGGGTAGTGGACCCGGTGGTACCGGTGGATCCCGCTCGACGACGCCTAGCAATTTGATGTCGCGTAAGAGCCCAACCGTCGACATGGGCGTGCAAACTAACCAACATCAGCAAGGAGGTCCACAGCAGAACAATAATCGGGATGTAAACCGTAATAGCGGTGATGGATCTGGTTTTGAGCGCAACAATCAGCGCAACCGAAATAATAGCCAAAGGAATAACAACCAACGGGAGAGACGTGACTCAGGCAAGAATGATGGTCAATTGAAAGAGAATTTCAACAAG AATATACAGAGACAAGGAGGAGGTGTCAATCAGAACCGTGGGTGGAACAATAATCGTGGCAATAACCAGAATAACGGCAATAATATGCGTGGTCGTCCACGAGGTAGAGGAGGACCAGCACAG GGCACCAGCAACCATTTTCGCCGAAAGAGTGCTACGTCTAGTGATACCAATAATAAGAAACAGCCTAATAACAGCAATCCTAATAACAAGAAGCCTAATAATCAAAAACAGGGCAGCGGCAACCGTGCGAAGAATACTCTCAAGTTCGAAAATGACTACGATTTCGAGCAGGCCAACAGCAAGTTCGAGGAGCTGCGTTCCCAACTGTCCAAACTCAAG CTGACCAGCGATGGTATCGACAAGAAGGATGATTCTGGCAACGAAACCGGTGCCGGTGAACAGGAGCAGGAAGAAGAGGATATTTCGTGTTACGATAAAACCAAGTCGTTCTTCGACAACATTTCCTGTGAGGCGATCGAGCGTGCCAAGGGCAAGCAGCAACGCACGGATTGGCGACTGGAGCGCAAGTTGAACACGGAGACGTTCGGTGTTGGTTCGACTAGACGTGGAGG ATACAACAGACGTGGCGGATATTACAACCGTGGCCCGAATAACTATCGTGGCTATAATCAGTACCGTGGGGGTAACAACTACCGAGGACGTAGTGGTAATCGTAACAACCAGTCCAACGGTATTCCCCACATTAACAACGGTCGCaaccagcaacaacaacaacagcagcaaccaTCCCTAAACCAGCAGCAACAACCTGCTGTTATAGAAGTGGCAGCGG GCAAATAA
- the LOC129767585 gene encoding protein LSM14 homolog B isoform X1, whose product MSCPMPEIGSCISLISKADIRYEGLLFTVDPDRCTIALARVKSYGTEDRETQFPIAPQNQCYDYILFRGSDIKDIRVINNNPVPNDPAIMQMHLPPSAQLPPMQNKMGQPGFQPQQAFMLPQMGPNAPGPMGGPPPGHQPMGQPYSSFGGLNNIGESILDLMGSGPGGTGGSRSTTPSNLMSRKSPTVDMGVQTNQHQQGGPQQNNNRDVNRNSGDGSGFERNNQRNRNNSQRNNNQRERRDSGKNDGQLKENFNKNIQRQGGGVNQNRGWNNNRGNNQNNGNNMRGRPRGRGGPAQGTSNHFRRKSATSSDTNNKKQPNNSNPNNKKPNNQKQGSGNRAKNTLKFENDYDFEQANSKFEELRSQLSKLKVGDEVKPEQLTSDGIDKKDDSGNETGAGEQEQEEEDISCYDKTKSFFDNISCEAIERAKGKQQRTDWRLERKLNTETFGVGSTRRGGYNRRGGYYNRGPNNYRGYNQYRGGNNYRGRSGNRNNQSNGIPHINNGRNQQQQQQQQPSLNQQQQPAVIEVAAGK is encoded by the exons TGAAATCGTATGGCACGGAGGACCGCGAGACACAATTTCCGATTGCGCCGCAGAACCAATGCTACGACTACATCCTATTCCGTGGTTCCGATATCAAGGACATCCGGGTGATCAACAACAACCCGGTGCCGAACGATCCGGCCATAATGCAGATGCATTTACCACCATCCGCACAGCTTCCGCCGATGCAGAACAAAATGGGTCAACCCGGATTCCAGCCGCAGCAGGCCTTTATGTTGCCCCAGATGGGACCCAATGCTCCAGGTCCGATGGGTGGTCCCCCGCCAGGTCATCAGCCGATGGGCCAACCGTATAGCTCCTTCGGTGGATTGAACAATATCGGAG AATCGATTTTAGATTTGATGGGTAGTGGACCCGGTGGTACCGGTGGATCCCGCTCGACGACGCCTAGCAATTTGATGTCGCGTAAGAGCCCAACCGTCGACATGGGCGTGCAAACTAACCAACATCAGCAAGGAGGTCCACAGCAGAACAATAATCGGGATGTAAACCGTAATAGCGGTGATGGATCTGGTTTTGAGCGCAACAATCAGCGCAACCGAAATAATAGCCAAAGGAATAACAACCAACGGGAGAGACGTGACTCAGGCAAGAATGATGGTCAATTGAAAGAGAATTTCAACAAG AATATACAGAGACAAGGAGGAGGTGTCAATCAGAACCGTGGGTGGAACAATAATCGTGGCAATAACCAGAATAACGGCAATAATATGCGTGGTCGTCCACGAGGTAGAGGAGGACCAGCACAG GGCACCAGCAACCATTTTCGCCGAAAGAGTGCTACGTCTAGTGATACCAATAATAAGAAACAGCCTAATAACAGCAATCCTAATAACAAGAAGCCTAATAATCAAAAACAGGGCAGCGGCAACCGTGCGAAGAATACTCTCAAGTTCGAAAATGACTACGATTTCGAGCAGGCCAACAGCAAGTTCGAGGAGCTGCGTTCCCAACTGTCCAAACTCAAGGTGGGCGATGAAGTCAAGCCGGAAcag CTGACCAGCGATGGTATCGACAAGAAGGATGATTCTGGCAACGAAACCGGTGCCGGTGAACAGGAGCAGGAAGAAGAGGATATTTCGTGTTACGATAAAACCAAGTCGTTCTTCGACAACATTTCCTGTGAGGCGATCGAGCGTGCCAAGGGCAAGCAGCAACGCACGGATTGGCGACTGGAGCGCAAGTTGAACACGGAGACGTTCGGTGTTGGTTCGACTAGACGTGGAGG ATACAACAGACGTGGCGGATATTACAACCGTGGCCCGAATAACTATCGTGGCTATAATCAGTACCGTGGGGGTAACAACTACCGAGGACGTAGTGGTAATCGTAACAACCAGTCCAACGGTATTCCCCACATTAACAACGGTCGCaaccagcaacaacaacaacagcagcaaccaTCCCTAAACCAGCAGCAACAACCTGCTGTTATAGAAGTGGCAGCGG GCAAATAA
- the LOC129767585 gene encoding protein LSM14 homolog B isoform X5, with protein sequence MSCPMPEIGSCISLISKADIRYEGLLFTVDPDRCTIALARVKSYGTEDRETQFPIAPQNQCYDYILFRGSDIKDIRVINNNPVPNDPAIMQMHLPPSAQLPPMQNKMGQPGFQPQQAFMLPQMGPNAPGPMGGPPPGHQPMGQPYSSFGGLNNIGESILDLMGSGPGGTGGSRSTTPSNLMSRKSPTVDMGVQTNQHQQGGPQQNNNRDVNRNSGDGSGFERNNQRNRNNSQRNNNQRERRDSGKNDGQLKENFNKNIQRQGGGVNQNRGWNNNRGNNQNNGNNMRGRPRGRGGPAQGSGNRAKNTLKFENDYDFEQANSKFEELRSQLSKLKLTSDGIDKKDDSGNETGAGEQEQEEEDISCYDKTKSFFDNISCEAIERAKGKQQRTDWRLERKLNTETFGVGSTRRGGYNRRGGYYNRGPNNYRGYNQYRGGNNYRGRSGNRNNQSNGIPHINNGRNQQQQQQQQPSLNQQQQPAVIEVAAGK encoded by the exons TGAAATCGTATGGCACGGAGGACCGCGAGACACAATTTCCGATTGCGCCGCAGAACCAATGCTACGACTACATCCTATTCCGTGGTTCCGATATCAAGGACATCCGGGTGATCAACAACAACCCGGTGCCGAACGATCCGGCCATAATGCAGATGCATTTACCACCATCCGCACAGCTTCCGCCGATGCAGAACAAAATGGGTCAACCCGGATTCCAGCCGCAGCAGGCCTTTATGTTGCCCCAGATGGGACCCAATGCTCCAGGTCCGATGGGTGGTCCCCCGCCAGGTCATCAGCCGATGGGCCAACCGTATAGCTCCTTCGGTGGATTGAACAATATCGGAG AATCGATTTTAGATTTGATGGGTAGTGGACCCGGTGGTACCGGTGGATCCCGCTCGACGACGCCTAGCAATTTGATGTCGCGTAAGAGCCCAACCGTCGACATGGGCGTGCAAACTAACCAACATCAGCAAGGAGGTCCACAGCAGAACAATAATCGGGATGTAAACCGTAATAGCGGTGATGGATCTGGTTTTGAGCGCAACAATCAGCGCAACCGAAATAATAGCCAAAGGAATAACAACCAACGGGAGAGACGTGACTCAGGCAAGAATGATGGTCAATTGAAAGAGAATTTCAACAAG AATATACAGAGACAAGGAGGAGGTGTCAATCAGAACCGTGGGTGGAACAATAATCGTGGCAATAACCAGAATAACGGCAATAATATGCGTGGTCGTCCACGAGGTAGAGGAGGACCAGCACAG GGCAGCGGCAACCGTGCGAAGAATACTCTCAAGTTCGAAAATGACTACGATTTCGAGCAGGCCAACAGCAAGTTCGAGGAGCTGCGTTCCCAACTGTCCAAACTCAAG CTGACCAGCGATGGTATCGACAAGAAGGATGATTCTGGCAACGAAACCGGTGCCGGTGAACAGGAGCAGGAAGAAGAGGATATTTCGTGTTACGATAAAACCAAGTCGTTCTTCGACAACATTTCCTGTGAGGCGATCGAGCGTGCCAAGGGCAAGCAGCAACGCACGGATTGGCGACTGGAGCGCAAGTTGAACACGGAGACGTTCGGTGTTGGTTCGACTAGACGTGGAGG ATACAACAGACGTGGCGGATATTACAACCGTGGCCCGAATAACTATCGTGGCTATAATCAGTACCGTGGGGGTAACAACTACCGAGGACGTAGTGGTAATCGTAACAACCAGTCCAACGGTATTCCCCACATTAACAACGGTCGCaaccagcaacaacaacaacagcagcaaccaTCCCTAAACCAGCAGCAACAACCTGCTGTTATAGAAGTGGCAGCGG GCAAATAA
- the LOC129767585 gene encoding protein LSM14 homolog B isoform X2, translated as MSCPMPEIGSCISLISKADIRYEGLLFTVDPDRCTIALARVKSYGTEDRETQFPIAPQNQCYDYILFRGSDIKDIRVINNNPVPNDPAIMQMHLPPSAQLPPMQNKMGQPGFQPQQAFMLPQMGPNAPGPMGGPPPGHQPMGQPYSSFGGLNNIGDLMGSGPGGTGGSRSTTPSNLMSRKSPTVDMGVQTNQHQQGGPQQNNNRDVNRNSGDGSGFERNNQRNRNNSQRNNNQRERRDSGKNDGQLKENFNKNIQRQGGGVNQNRGWNNNRGNNQNNGNNMRGRPRGRGGPAQGTSNHFRRKSATSSDTNNKKQPNNSNPNNKKPNNQKQGSGNRAKNTLKFENDYDFEQANSKFEELRSQLSKLKVGDEVKPEQLTSDGIDKKDDSGNETGAGEQEQEEEDISCYDKTKSFFDNISCEAIERAKGKQQRTDWRLERKLNTETFGVGSTRRGGYNRRGGYYNRGPNNYRGYNQYRGGNNYRGRSGNRNNQSNGIPHINNGRNQQQQQQQQPSLNQQQQPAVIEVAAGK; from the exons TGAAATCGTATGGCACGGAGGACCGCGAGACACAATTTCCGATTGCGCCGCAGAACCAATGCTACGACTACATCCTATTCCGTGGTTCCGATATCAAGGACATCCGGGTGATCAACAACAACCCGGTGCCGAACGATCCGGCCATAATGCAGATGCATTTACCACCATCCGCACAGCTTCCGCCGATGCAGAACAAAATGGGTCAACCCGGATTCCAGCCGCAGCAGGCCTTTATGTTGCCCCAGATGGGACCCAATGCTCCAGGTCCGATGGGTGGTCCCCCGCCAGGTCATCAGCCGATGGGCCAACCGTATAGCTCCTTCGGTGGATTGAACAATATCGGAG ATTTGATGGGTAGTGGACCCGGTGGTACCGGTGGATCCCGCTCGACGACGCCTAGCAATTTGATGTCGCGTAAGAGCCCAACCGTCGACATGGGCGTGCAAACTAACCAACATCAGCAAGGAGGTCCACAGCAGAACAATAATCGGGATGTAAACCGTAATAGCGGTGATGGATCTGGTTTTGAGCGCAACAATCAGCGCAACCGAAATAATAGCCAAAGGAATAACAACCAACGGGAGAGACGTGACTCAGGCAAGAATGATGGTCAATTGAAAGAGAATTTCAACAAG AATATACAGAGACAAGGAGGAGGTGTCAATCAGAACCGTGGGTGGAACAATAATCGTGGCAATAACCAGAATAACGGCAATAATATGCGTGGTCGTCCACGAGGTAGAGGAGGACCAGCACAG GGCACCAGCAACCATTTTCGCCGAAAGAGTGCTACGTCTAGTGATACCAATAATAAGAAACAGCCTAATAACAGCAATCCTAATAACAAGAAGCCTAATAATCAAAAACAGGGCAGCGGCAACCGTGCGAAGAATACTCTCAAGTTCGAAAATGACTACGATTTCGAGCAGGCCAACAGCAAGTTCGAGGAGCTGCGTTCCCAACTGTCCAAACTCAAGGTGGGCGATGAAGTCAAGCCGGAAcag CTGACCAGCGATGGTATCGACAAGAAGGATGATTCTGGCAACGAAACCGGTGCCGGTGAACAGGAGCAGGAAGAAGAGGATATTTCGTGTTACGATAAAACCAAGTCGTTCTTCGACAACATTTCCTGTGAGGCGATCGAGCGTGCCAAGGGCAAGCAGCAACGCACGGATTGGCGACTGGAGCGCAAGTTGAACACGGAGACGTTCGGTGTTGGTTCGACTAGACGTGGAGG ATACAACAGACGTGGCGGATATTACAACCGTGGCCCGAATAACTATCGTGGCTATAATCAGTACCGTGGGGGTAACAACTACCGAGGACGTAGTGGTAATCGTAACAACCAGTCCAACGGTATTCCCCACATTAACAACGGTCGCaaccagcaacaacaacaacagcagcaaccaTCCCTAAACCAGCAGCAACAACCTGCTGTTATAGAAGTGGCAGCGG GCAAATAA